Proteins from a genomic interval of Garra rufa chromosome 4, GarRuf1.0, whole genome shotgun sequence:
- the LOC141333002 gene encoding NACHT, LRR and PYD domains-containing protein 1 homolog — protein sequence MRNTPKNIEIGSVIIKYKKLIYSEYQYVTEYNSLPGEQVLLSERFTQPLILQTHRDQQEREEEICSSGEDLQQVLSSRSSHESVHLNSLFNPDKRGISYSAIILQGNCGNGKSFTVQKIMLDWASGDLYKGRYDIVFHLKCKEINRIPGRKSLAEILSYSCSLTSDEISLILQQSPEKVLFIIDGFDELKLTQDIYDMSPDTDPLQRAPPEVIFCALLKGQILPESFLLVTTRSTATDTLGKLLKGPHRFSEIMGFSEKGVEEYFQKFFQDEELFRKAYECVRANETLITACSIPVICWIVCTVMRERFSESADVTSGLETTTSIYVDFVSTLLEHHCQGLSQSVLTLLRSLGQLAERGMLEKQVLFDEESVRKIVLDPAGIPFLCKFLFKKRVCQEMMFSFMHLSFQEFFTALYYISLDNKSFTEKLKELSSYSNFEVVFRFLFGLLNEDVRHTIKRKYGVSVHPIIENSLKEWLFQQQHVFSMLHCLYELHEESFVKEVLNAKKRIFICYTPLRRTDCWALMYCSQCCERIKELTLYCCQLLCENLSMILPVLHKFERIT from the exons ATGCGCAACACACCGAAAAATATAG AAATCGGCTCAGTGATTATCAAATACAAAAAGCTGATCTACAGTGAATACCAGTATGTGACAGAGTATAACTCTCTGCCTGGTGAACAAGTGCTGCTGTCTGAGCGTTTCACACAACCTCTAATTCTTCAGACACATAGAGATCAACAAGAGAGAGAAGAAGAGATCTGCTCCAGTGGCGAGGACCTCCAGCAGGTCCTCAGCTCCAGGAGCAGTCATGAATCTGTTCACCTAAACTCTCTGTTCAACCCAGATAAGCGTGGGATTAGTTATAGTGCTATTATTTTGCAGGGAAATTGTGGGAACGGGAAATCCTTCACTGTGCAGAAGATTATGCTGGACTGGGCATCTGGTGATCTCTACAAAGGGCGCTATGATATCGTGTTCCACTTAAAGTGTAAAGAAATAAACCGCATTCCTGGCAGAAAAAGTTTGGCAGAGATCTTGAGCTACAGCTGCAGTTTAACATCAGATGAGATCTCACTGATACTACAGCAGTCACCAGAGAAGGTGCTTTTTATCATTGATGGATTTGATGAACTAAAACTCACACAGGACATTTATGACATGTCACCAGACACTGATCCTCTTCAGAGAGCTCCACCTGAGGTCATTTTTTGTGCCCTGCTTAAGGGTCAGATCCTGCCAGAGTCCTTCTTGCTGGTCACCACCAGATCTACAGCTACTGACACACTGGGTAAACTGCTCAAAGGACCTCACCGTTTCTCTGAGATCATGGGATTTTCAGAAAAGGGTGTGGAGGAGTACTTCCAGAAGTTCTTTCAGGATGAGGAACTCTTCAGGAAAGCTTATGAATGTGTAAGAGCAAATGAAACCCTCATCACCGCCTGCTCCATCCCTGTCATCTGCTGGATAGTCTGCACGGTTATGCGAGAGCGGTTCAGTGAGAGTGCGGATGTCACAAGCGGACTGGAAACCACCACCTCTATCTATGTTGACTTTGTGTCCACTCTGCTGGAGCATCACTGCCAGGGTTTGAGTCAGTCTGTCTTGACCCTGCTGAGGAGTCTGGGTCAGCTGGCAGAGAGAGGAATGCTGGAAAAACAAGTTCTGTTCGATGAGGAAAGTGTGAGGAAAATAGTTTTAGACCCTGCTGGCATTCCATTCCTGTGCAAGTTCCTATTTAAAAAAAGGGTCTGTCAGGAGATGATGTTCAGTTTTATGCATCTCAGCTTTCAGGAGTTCTTCACTGCTCTCTACTACATCTCACTTGACAACAAGAGTTTTACAGAAAAGCTCAAAGAGTTATCTTCTTATTCAAATTTTGAAGTTGTATTTCGTTTTCTTTTTGGTCTTTTGAATGAAGATGTTAGACACACAATTAAGAGGAAATATGGTGTGTCTGTTCATCCAATCATAGAGAACAGTCTGAAAGAATGGCTATTTCAACagcagcatgtttttagcatgcttCACTGTCTGTATGAGCTCCATGAAGAAAGCTTTGTGAAAGAAGTTTTAAATGCAAAGAAACGTATTTTCATTTGTTATACACCTCTAAGAAGAACAGACTGTTGGGCTCTGATGTACTGCTCTCAATGCTGCGAGCGCATCAAAGAACTGACTCTCTATTGCTGCCAATTACTGTGTGAAAATCTGTCTATGATTCTGCCAGTACTCCACAAGTTTGAGAGAATAACGTAG